In Musa acuminata AAA Group cultivar baxijiao chromosome BXJ3-9, Cavendish_Baxijiao_AAA, whole genome shotgun sequence, a single genomic region encodes these proteins:
- the LOC135648436 gene encoding threonine dehydratase biosynthetic, chloroplastic-like translates to MESLALSRPSPPRLPAMARLAPPAASFRLHHHSPGSHAGVSRGPLVSADALPSSSSSAHTFQPEAISLAPPLKSVSVDSLQYESGSLGGISEKTKLSLPPPGDVGQNGALNPMEYLTSILTSRVYDVAIESPLQLAPKLSARLEVDLWLKREDLQPVFSFKLRGAYNMMAKLPREQLDRGVICSSAGNHAQGVALAAQRLGCDAVIVMPVTTPEIKWRSVERLGATVVLKGDSYDEAQSHAKQRGDQEGRTFIPPFDHHDVIAGQGTIGMEIIRQMSSPLHAIFVPVGGGGLIAGIAAYVKRVRPEVKIIGVEPSDANAMALSLYHGERIMLEQVGGFADGVAVKVVGEETFRLCRELVDGVVLVSRDAICASIKDMFEEKRSILEPAGALALAGAEAYCRYYGLKDENIVAITSGANMNFDRLRLVTELADVGRKREAVLATHLPEEQGSFKKFCKLVGPMNITEFKYRYDSRKEHALVLYSVGVHTDSELAAMIHRMEHAQLKTFNLTNDDLAKDHLRYFMGGRSNVQDELLCRFIFPERPGALMKFLDSFSPRWNISLFHYRAQGETGANVLVGIQVPKVDMKEFKIGAQNLGYEFTYEMNNEAYRLLMQ, encoded by the exons ATGGAGTCCCTCGCCCTGTCACGCCCATCGCCGCCTCGGCTGCCGGCGATGGCGAGGCTTGCCCCACCCGCCGCCTCCTTTCGCCTCCACCACCATTCTCCGGGGTCCCACGCTGGTGTCAGTAGAGGGCCACTCGTCTCTGCTGATGCCCTGCCTTCGTCTTCGTCGTCGGCTCACACGTTTCAGCCGGAGGCGATCTCTCTCGCCCCACCCCTCAAGAGTGTCTCGGTGGACTCTTTGCAGTACGAAAGCGGCTCCCTTGGGGGCATCTCCGAGAAGACCAAGCTGTCGCTGCCGCCACCGGGTGATGTAGGTCAAAACGGGGCGTTGAATCCGATGGAGTACCTGACGAGTATACTGACGTCGAGGGTTTATGATGTGGCGATCGAGTCGCCGCTGCAGCTGGCGCCGAAGCTATCGGCGAGGCTTGAGGTCGATCTTTGGCTCAAGAGAGAGGACTTGCAGCCG GTATTCTCCTTCAAGTTGCGAGGAGCCTACAATATGATGGCTAAACTTCCAAGGGAGCAATTGGATAGGGGTGTTATCTGCTCATCGGCTGGAAACCATGCCCAAGGAGTTGCTTTAGCTGCTCAGAGACTAGGTTGTGATGCAGTGATTGTAATGCCAGTGACAACGCCAGAAATCAAG TGGCGATCCGTTGAGAGATTAGGTGCAACAGTTGTCCTTAAGGGGGACTCTTATGATGAAGCACAGTCACATGCAAAGCAACGTGGAGACCAGGAGGGTCGGACATTCATACCTCCATTTGATCATCATGATGTTATTGCAGGCCAGGGAACAATCGGAATGGAAATAATTCGCCAAATGAGTAGTCCACTACATGCAATATTTGTACCAGTTGGAGGTGGTGGATTGATAGCAGGAATTGCTGCTTATGTAAAACGGGTTCGCCCAGAG GTAAAGATCATTGGAGTAGAGCCTTCTGATGCAAATGCAATGGCATTGTCTCTATATCATGGGGAGAGGATCATGCTAGAGCAGGTGGGAGGATTTGCAGATGGTGTGGCTGTGAAAGTGGTTGGAGAAGAAACTTTTCGCCTGTGCAGGGAACTTGTCGATGGAGTGGTTCTTGTTAGTCGTGATGCTATTTGTGCATCTATAAAG GATATGTTTGAGGAGAAAAGGAGCATACTGGAGCCAGCTGGTGCTCTCGCTCTAGCTGGTGCAGAAGCCTACTGCAGATACTATGGTTTGAAAGATGAGAATATTGTTGCAATAACTAGTGGGGCAAACATGAATTTTGATAGGCTAAGGCTGGTAACTGAACTAGCTGATGTTGGTAGGAAACGCGAGGCTGTTCTGGCAACTCATCTACCAGAGGAGCAAGGGagttttaaaaaattttgtaAACTG GTTGGCCCTATGAATATTACAGAGTTCAAGTACAGATATGATTCACGTAAAGAACATGCTCTTGTTCTTTATAG TGTTGGCGTTCATACTGACTCGGAACTTGCAGCAATGATACATCGAATGGAACATGCACAACTTAAAACTTTTAACCTCACCAATGATGACTTAGCAAAAGATCATCTGCGATACTTT ATGGGAGGGCGATCAAATGTTCAAGATGAACTACTTTGCCGATTTATCTTCCCTGAGAGGCCAGGTGCTCTAATGAAATTCTTGGACTCCTTTAGCCCACGTTGGAATATCAGCTTGTTCCATTATCGAGCACAG
- the LOC135648435 gene encoding protein SEEDLING PLASTID DEVELOPMENT 1-like: MWWAARAPNPHHVFVPCLPLSFGPPPLQRFLRIFLHLIPSLYLLLLIRLPRSTRSTKNLSETIRTTTDTKKRSKRSREMLKALASASSSHVNAFSQLQTQSPNLIVCSSSSFRHSPGPRKAVAPSIRRPDADRCSLWSHHGSVPTRSRSDGGGASTAAAAVHGELELFLELVPPRMRRELARHEEIRELIEVVMDLGRKPVARFPSGDWIMSEEPVGLEDLRHAISKVGDFSDDNRSGINRSLHRISAIRNRKMQIIGLTCRVGRAISGSAKMIRDLVEGGGSILVIGPPGVGKTTLIREIARVLADEHMKRVVIVDTSNEIGGDGDVPHSGIGRARRMQVPNVSMQHDVMIEAVENHMPEVIIIDEIGTEPEAMAASTIAQRGVQLVGTAHGVTIESIIKNPCLQALVGGIESVTLGDEEARKRKVQKTILERKGPPTFTCAVEMISKTECRVHHKLEATVDAILAGKSPLLELRKMDSKDGDLRSAFPVLGKYHEEEPFISCKNDSSMEMGPPKDDANNNAGYNKKVKSNSSMPRRLPVRVYTYKILEADLLQVATVMGYEDDIDVTDDIGTATAILASTSEMKQNPWIRSVAKFHQLPIFVIKENTMAQMVKAVKMILGMNNFGSTQNESTKHMHKDIEVKDDAPMRKPTLEEIDALEEVRMAIEYIVIPGGEPVELLPRCSEIIARQLELVESYQLAAKRSGTELNSRLQILPVKLSKKSLPAKGDRSESIEQVDLNVLTSLNVGSRVTRLPLLPDH; encoded by the exons ATGTGGTGGGCAGCCCGCGCCCCTAATCCTCACCATGTGTTCGTTCCGTGCCTTCCTCTTTCATTTGGCCCCCCTCCGCTTCAAAGATTCCTCCGCATCTTCCTCCATCTGATTCCTTCTCTGTACTTGCTTCTTCTTATACGTCTTCCGCGCTCCACCCGTTCGACAAAAAATCTCAGTGAAACTATAAGAACAACAACTGATACGAAGAAAAGGAGCAAACGAAGTCGGGAGATGTTGAAGGCTTTGGCTTCCGCCTCTTCTTCCCACGTGAACGCCTTCTCCCAGCTCCAGACGCAGAGCCCGAACCTCATCGtttgctcctcctcctcgttcCGCCACTCCCCCGGCCCCCGCAAGGCCGTCGCGCCGTCCATCCGCCGGCCCGACGCCGACCGCTGCTCCCTCTGGAGCCACCATGGTTCGGTCCCGACGCGGTCGAGATCGGACGGCGGTGGTGCTTCCACTGCCGCCGCAGCGGTCCATGGCGAGCTGGAGCTGTTCCTGGAGCTGGTCCCGCCGAGGATGCGGAGGGAGCTCGCGCGGCACGAGGAGATCCGGGAGCTCATCGAGGTGGTGATGGATTTGGGGAGGAAGCCCGTGGCACGATTCCCGTCCGGGGATTGGATCATGTCGGAAGAGCCTGTCGGGCTTGAGGACCTTCGCCATGCCATTTCTAAG GTTGGTGACTTTTCCGATGACAATCGATCTGGCATCAACCGTTCCTTGCACAGAATTAGTGCCATTCGGAATCGGAAGATGCAAATAATTGGCCTCACTTGTCGAGTCGGTCGGGCTATATCTGGGAGTGCCAAGATGATTCGTGATTTGGTTGAGGGTGGAGGCTCTATCTTGGTAATTGGGCCTCCTGGTGTTGGGAAGACTACTCTGATCAG GGAAATAGCTAGAGTTTTAGCAGATGAACACATGAAACGTGTTGTCATAGTAGATACATCTAATGAGATTGGAGGTGATGGGGATGTACCTCATTCAGGAATCGGTCGTGCTAGGAGAATGCAAGTTCCAAATGTTAGCATGCAGCACGAT GTCATGATTGAAGCAGTTGAAAATCACATGCCAGAAGTCATTATAATTGATGAAATTGGGACAGAACCTGAAGCAATGGCAGCAAGTACCATTGCTCAAAGAGGTGTGCAGCTTGTTGGAACAGCTCACGGAGTAACAATTGAGAGCATAATAAAAAATCCTTGCCTACAGGCACTTGTTGGTGGGATAGAG AGTGTTACACTTGGTGATGAGGAGGCTAGAAAAAGGAAAGTGCAGAAAACAATACTTGAAAGGAAAGGACCACCCACATTTACTTGTGCTGTTGAGATGATATCCAAAACTGAGTGCCGAGTTCATCACAAACTGGAAGCAACTGTAGATGCTATTCTTGCAG GGAAATCTCCTCTCCTTGAACTACGTAAGATGGATTCAAAAGACGGTGATTTAAGGAGCGCTTTTCCAGTGCTTGGAAAGTATCATGAAGAGGAACCTTTTATTAGTTGTAAAAATGACTCTTCCATGGAGATGGGGCCTCCTAAAGATGATGCTAATAATAATGCTGGATACAACAAGAAAGTAAAAAGTAATTCATCTATGCCAAGGAGATTACCAGTTCGTGTATATACTTATAAG ATCTTGGAAGCTGATCTACTGCAAGTAGCAACTGTGATGGGGTATGAGGATGACATTGATGTGACTGATGACATTGGAACAGCAACTGCGATTCTAGCATCAACTTCTGAAATGAAGCAAAATCCTTGGATTCGCAGTGTTGCTAAATTCCATCAGCTGCCTATATTTGTGATTAAG GAGAATACTATGGCCCAAATGGTAAAGGCAGTTAAAATGATTCTTGGGATGAATAATTTTGGATCTACACAAAATGAATCAACTAAACATATGCATAAGGACATTGAGGTCAAAGATGATGCACCTATGAGAAAACCTACCTTGGAGGAAATTGATGCATTGGAG GAGGTCCGAATGGCTATCGAGTATATCGTAATTCCCGGTGGAGAGCCCGTCGAACTCCTTCCGAGATGCTCAGAGATAATTGCTCGTCAGCTGGAGCTTGTGGAGAGCTATCAATTAGCCGCAAAGAGATCAGGCACCGAGCTGAACTCCAGGTTGCAGATTCTTCCGGTGAAGCTAAGTAAGAAAAGCTTGCCCGCTAAGGGCGATAGATCAGAATCGATCGAGCAGGTCGACCTAAATGTTCTAACCAGTTTGAATGTGGGTTCTAGAGTTACTCGCCTGCCACTTTTGCCTGATCATTAG